CACGAGTTCGCCCTTGCCGAGGCGCTCGCCTTCGAACGACCACGCGCCGAGTTCGATGGCGCGATCGTAAGCGCGTTGTGCATCGGCGACGCGAATGCCGATTGCGCAAATGCCCACGCCATATTCTTCCGCGTAACGCTCGGCGAACGAATCCGGCTCGGCATTGAGCAGGAAATTCATGTCGGCCTGACGGAACAGCGTCACGTCCTTGCTGATATGGCGCGCGATCGGCTTGAAGCCGAGCTTCACGAACGTCTCCGCCAGCATCTGCGGGTGACGCGCCGCGAATTCGACGAACTCGATGCCGGCTGTGCCGAGCGGGTTGTGCTCCGGGTCCGCGACGGCCTTGAGCGCGTCGTTGGGGGTCGGCAGGTCGCTGGGCATGTGCATCTCCATGATCGTGCTATTTCGACTCGGCAGACAAACGGATCGGCCGCCGCGCACCGTGTTTTACACCGCGCGGCGCCCCTCGCGCAACCTCAATTTTGTACCATTCGGTTCAAAGATGCACTTTCCGGCGCGACGCGCTCGAAGCCTTGCGGGCTACCGCGTTCGTGCCTGCACCGCTGTCATTGCTCGCGTCGCGTGGCGAGCGTTTGACGGCGTCACGCTTCGCGTGGGTTTTCGCGGTCTTCCCGAAGGCGCGCTGCCCTTCTTCGGCTCGCGCCTGCACGTCGCGAGCGAGGCGCTCACGCGCGACCTTGCGCACGGCCTCGATCAGCGCGCGGCCGACTGGCGTAGGCTGCGTATCCGAGCGAAGAATCAGCCCCACGGGTTCCTCGGTGCCAGCGACGGGCAACGGCAACGGGGTCAGCAAGCCATGCGCCAGTTCATACTCGATCGCGCTGCGCGGCACGAACCACACTGCATCGTTCTCGAGCGCGAGCGCGCGCCCGACGGACACCGACAGGACTTCGACGAACGACGACAGCGGCGGCACCGCCCACGCGCGCAACAGACCTTCCGCCGACTGCCGGATCAATGTGCCGTAGGGCGGCACGACAACGCAAAAGTCGAGCAGCTGCGTGGCCGGCGACGTCCCGCCCGCGGCCAGCGGATGCCCGGCACGCACGACGGCGATCAGCGGCGCACTGTATAGCTGCTCGAATGTGAGGCCGACCATCCGCTCGGGATCGGCCAATCGGCCGACGGCAAATTCGATCGAGCCCGCTTTCAGGCGCTCCAGCAACTCGGTATTCGAACCCGTCTTGAGGCGCACGATCGCGTTGGGCCAGTGCTCGCCGAAGAGCCGCATCGCGGGCGGCACGAGCGAAGTGGCGACGGTCGGCAGCACACCGATGTCGAGCGTCGCGGCCGTCTCGCCCTCGACCCGCGCGAGCAGATCGACACCCTGGCGCAGCGCGCTCACGCAGGCGCTCGCGTGCGGCATGAAGAGTTGCCCTTCGCGCGTCGGCACCGCCCCATGCCGGCCGCGCTCGAACAGGCGCACGCCGAGAATCTCTTCGAGTTCGGCGACCGTCTTCGACACGGCAGGCTGCGTGATCGACAGGCTTTCGGCAGCCTTCTGCACGCCGCCGAACTGCGCGACAGCCAGAAAGCATTGGAGATGCCGGAATTTGACGCGGCTGTCCGCGAGGCTGCGTTGCATAACGTAACGTTATACGAGATACGAAAAAACGTCATTTTGCATAACTTCTTCGCTTCTATAAAGTCACGTCATCCACTACCCATAAACGAATCCCCAAGGAGACATCTGATGGACGATTCCATTCTGAGTCCGCGCGACTTCGATTCGCACCCCGCCTATGTCCATGCCCCGTATGGATCGTCCGTCAAGCGCGGCCCGACGCGTCCGCTGATCCCGCTGAAAGAGCGCCTGCGCGACCAGCGCGTGCCCGTCTACGGCGCGGAAGATCTCGGCGCGCTCGACAACGACCTGACGCGCAATGCCGTAAAGAACGGCGAGCCGCTCGGCGAGCGCATCATCGTCACGGGCCGCGTGCTCGACGAAGGCGGCCGCCCGGTGCGCAACACGCTGGTGGAAGTGTGGCAGGCGAACGCCGCCGGCCGCTATGTGCACAAGAACGACCAGCACGACGCGCCGCTCGACCCGAACTTCCTCGGCGCGGGCCGCTGCCTGACCGATAACGAAGGCCGCTACCGCTTCATGACGATCAAGCCCGGCGCCTATCCGTGGGGCAATCATCCGAATGCATGGCGTCCGAATCACATCCACTTCTCGCTGTTCGGCGACTATTTCGGCTCGCGTCTCGTCACGCAGATGTACTTCCCCGGCGATCCGCTGCTCCAGTACGACCCGATCTTCCAGGGCACGCCGGAAGGCGCACGTGACCGTCTGATTTCACGCTTCACGCTCGACGTGACGGAAGAGAACTACGCGCTCGGCTACGAATTCGACATCGTGCTGCGCGGTCCGAACGAAACCCCGATGGAGCGCTAATCATGACGGCACTTAAGCAAACCCCTTCGCAAACGGTCGGACCGTACTTCGCTTACGGCCTGTGCCCCCAGCAATACAACTTCGACCTGAAGAGCCTGTTTTCGGGCGTGCTGGCGGATCGTGAGGCAGCCGGCGAGCACATCACCGTGCTCGGCCAGGTGTTTGACGGCGACGGCGCCGTCATCGGCGACGCGATGATCGAAGTGCAGCAGGTGGACAGCGAAGGCCGCTATCCAGCATCGCGCGAAGAAGTGGCGAAGACGGGCTTTCGCGGGTTCGCACGCTTTGGCACCGGCACGGATCCGCAGAAGCGCTTCATCTTCGAAACGGTGAAACCGGGCCGTGCATCGCCCGACGAAGCGCCGCACCTGAACGTAATCGTCACGATGCGCGGCATGCTGCTGCATACCTTCACCCGTGTGTATTTCGACGACGAAGCCGCTGCGAACGCCAAAGACCCCGTGCTCGCAAGCGTGCCCGCCGAGCGCCGCGCGACGCTTGTCGCCAGGCGCGAAACGAACGCCGGCAATGCCGTGTATCGCTTCGACATTCACATGCAAGGGCCGAACGAAACGGTGTTCTTCGACCTGTGATGTGCCGCACGGCGATAAACCGGGAATGCATTGATGCATAGGTTCATCGCCGGTTCA
This Paraburkholderia phymatum STM815 DNA region includes the following protein-coding sequences:
- the pcaQ gene encoding pca operon transcription factor PcaQ, translating into MQRSLADSRVKFRHLQCFLAVAQFGGVQKAAESLSITQPAVSKTVAELEEILGVRLFERGRHGAVPTREGQLFMPHASACVSALRQGVDLLARVEGETAATLDIGVLPTVATSLVPPAMRLFGEHWPNAIVRLKTGSNTELLERLKAGSIEFAVGRLADPERMVGLTFEQLYSAPLIAVVRAGHPLAAGGTSPATQLLDFCVVVPPYGTLIRQSAEGLLRAWAVPPLSSFVEVLSVSVGRALALENDAVWFVPRSAIEYELAHGLLTPLPLPVAGTEEPVGLILRSDTQPTPVGRALIEAVRKVARERLARDVQARAEEGQRAFGKTAKTHAKRDAVKRSPRDASNDSGAGTNAVARKASSASRRKVHL
- the pcaH gene encoding protocatechuate 3,4-dioxygenase subunit beta; protein product: MDDSILSPRDFDSHPAYVHAPYGSSVKRGPTRPLIPLKERLRDQRVPVYGAEDLGALDNDLTRNAVKNGEPLGERIIVTGRVLDEGGRPVRNTLVEVWQANAAGRYVHKNDQHDAPLDPNFLGAGRCLTDNEGRYRFMTIKPGAYPWGNHPNAWRPNHIHFSLFGDYFGSRLVTQMYFPGDPLLQYDPIFQGTPEGARDRLISRFTLDVTEENYALGYEFDIVLRGPNETPMER
- the pcaG gene encoding protocatechuate 3,4-dioxygenase subunit alpha — protein: MTALKQTPSQTVGPYFAYGLCPQQYNFDLKSLFSGVLADREAAGEHITVLGQVFDGDGAVIGDAMIEVQQVDSEGRYPASREEVAKTGFRGFARFGTGTDPQKRFIFETVKPGRASPDEAPHLNVIVTMRGMLLHTFTRVYFDDEAAANAKDPVLASVPAERRATLVARRETNAGNAVYRFDIHMQGPNETVFFDL